One stretch of Syntrophorhabdus sp. DNA includes these proteins:
- a CDS encoding EF2563 family selenium-dependent molybdenum hydroxylase system protein, with product MRALQGGDGTPRWRQGSPRSYRKAQHRCAIYRRRRRHPFRYRYGGGPQGPETTGIQGRKRVSSESVSQRRWKEVPLEKNSVAELSVIIKGAGEMASGIAHRLYRAGIQRIVMLDMPRPLCVRRFVSFCEAIHDGVAEVEGVTGQLVDDASRVDAVWRAGRIAVVVDPEWKSIAVLFPDVVIDAIMAKRNLGTRRDEASFVVGVGPGFVAPRDVHVVVESNRGHDLGRVIYDGMAEPYTGLPGEMKGVGKERVLRSPVAGRVRHVHRMGDEVKKGDLVLYVGEEPVYAPFDGVLRGLIREMDVEIAEKVGDVDPRAKKDYCYTISDKARGIGGGVLEAILHEYNRGPGQA from the coding sequence ATGCGGGCCTTACAGGGAGGAGATGGAACTCCTCGATGGCGACAGGGGTCTCCGCGAAGTTATAGAAAAGCACAGCACAGATGTGCTATTTATAGAAGGCGACGAAGGCATCCTTTTCGATATCGATACGGAGGAGGACCTCAGGGTCCTGAGACGACGGGGATACAGGGTCGAAAAAGGGTGAGTTCGGAGAGTGTCAGCCAGCGGAGGTGGAAGGAAGTGCCGCTTGAGAAGAATAGTGTCGCGGAACTGTCCGTGATCATAAAGGGGGCCGGTGAGATGGCCTCGGGTATTGCCCACAGGCTTTACCGGGCGGGGATACAGCGCATTGTCATGCTCGATATGCCGAGGCCCCTGTGTGTCCGGCGGTTTGTCTCCTTCTGCGAGGCCATCCATGATGGCGTCGCGGAGGTCGAGGGCGTTACGGGCCAGCTTGTGGATGATGCCTCCCGGGTGGATGCCGTCTGGCGGGCGGGCCGGATCGCCGTCGTTGTGGATCCCGAATGGAAAAGCATCGCCGTGCTCTTTCCCGATGTTGTCATTGACGCCATCATGGCCAAGAGGAATCTCGGAACGAGAAGAGACGAGGCCTCCTTTGTAGTAGGCGTGGGTCCCGGTTTTGTGGCCCCCCGGGACGTCCATGTCGTGGTGGAGAGCAACCGGGGACATGACCTCGGGCGGGTGATCTATGATGGCATGGCCGAGCCGTACACGGGTCTGCCGGGTGAGATGAAAGGCGTGGGAAAGGAAAGGGTTCTTCGCTCCCCCGTGGCGGGGCGGGTGAGACACGTCCACCGGATGGGCGATGAGGTGAAGAAGGGCGACCTCGTTCTCTATGTCGGGGAGGAGCCGGTCTATGCTCCCTTCGACGGGGTGCTCAGGGGTCTCATCCGCGAGATGGACGTCGAGATCGCTGAAAAGGTGGGTGATGTGGACCCTCGGGCGAAGAAGGATTACTGCTACACCATCTCCGACAAGGCTCGCGGGATCGGGGGCGGGGTGCTGGAGGCGATCCTCCACGAATACAACAGAGGTCCCGGGCAGGCGTGA
- a CDS encoding XdhC family protein, which translates to MNIFQIIREHLEAGSRGVLATVISRSGSAPRDVGAKMFIDETGRSFGTVGGGLLERYVQEEAAGKMSEDRASIFHMRMDSRTVAEQGMLCGGNVDVLLEPVGQAHRPLYARLAELERKGGMAVVVTALATGVFTKTLIEEGLVITGDPIDEGSAAGHLGLFGERRPVIVGEGRFIVEPLFDRTRLYVFGAGHVSQYIARMANMVDFNVVVIDDRTEYANAERFPEAAEIVVGDFVEAFDSLSFTGREFIVIVTRGHSHDADVLRAALSRNARYVGMIGSRRKVQIIFDLMRESGYSDEVVSRVYAPIGLSIRAETPQEIAVSIVGQLIQIRAD; encoded by the coding sequence ATGAATATATTCCAGATCATCAGGGAACATTTGGAAGCGGGCAGCCGGGGGGTTCTTGCGACGGTTATCAGCCGCTCGGGCTCGGCGCCGCGCGATGTCGGGGCGAAGATGTTCATTGATGAGACGGGACGGTCATTTGGGACCGTGGGCGGAGGATTGCTCGAACGCTATGTGCAGGAAGAAGCGGCAGGAAAGATGAGCGAGGACAGGGCCTCCATCTTCCACATGAGAATGGATTCCAGGACCGTTGCGGAACAGGGCATGCTCTGCGGGGGGAACGTGGATGTTCTCCTGGAGCCTGTGGGGCAGGCGCACAGACCTCTCTACGCCCGCCTTGCGGAGCTGGAGCGAAAGGGCGGAATGGCTGTTGTTGTGACCGCCCTGGCCACCGGTGTTTTCACGAAGACCCTCATTGAAGAGGGTCTCGTGATCACGGGAGATCCCATAGATGAGGGTAGCGCTGCGGGTCACCTGGGCCTTTTCGGTGAAAGAAGGCCCGTGATCGTCGGGGAGGGCAGGTTCATCGTCGAGCCTCTCTTCGACCGCACCAGGTTGTATGTGTTCGGGGCGGGGCACGTGTCCCAATACATTGCGCGGATGGCGAACATGGTCGATTTCAACGTGGTCGTCATCGATGACAGGACGGAATACGCCAACGCCGAACGTTTCCCCGAGGCGGCGGAGATCGTGGTAGGAGACTTCGTGGAGGCGTTCGATTCTCTGAGCTTCACAGGGCGTGAGTTCATCGTCATCGTCACCCGGGGCCATTCTCACGACGCCGATGTCCTGCGGGCCGCCCTTTCCAGGAACGCCCGGTATGTCGGTATGATCGGGAGCAGGAGAAAGGTGCAGATCATCTTCGACCTCATGCGTGAGTCAGGCTATTCCGATGAGGTTGTTTCCCGGGTGTATGCCCCCATCGGTCTTTCCATCCGTGCCGAAACGCCGCAGGAGATAGCGGTGAGTATCGTCGGCCAGTTGATACAGATACGGGCCGACTAG